A part of Myxococcus landrumus genomic DNA contains:
- the murJ gene encoding murein biosynthesis integral membrane protein MurJ — translation MTASAPEPSPPPPAAPSPRPERAGGRGALLVATGILASRLMGLVRERVFAHYLGNADAAAIFKAALRIPNFLQNLFGEGVLSGSFIPVYAQLLGRKDAQEADRVAGAVFGLLALATAVLVGAGMVFTPFFVDLVAPGFTGEDHALAVRVVRILFPGTGFLVLSAWCLGILNSHRRFLLSYLAPVVWNGAIIATLLLAGGRFVEDQLVEVLAYGVVAGSFLQFAVQVPSVLRLLGRFRPSLSTAAEPVRQVLKNFGPVVLGRGVVQFSSWVDTAFATLISVRAMSSLVYAQTLYLIPVSLFGMAVSAAELPELARATDGSKEEVAAKLRQRIDAGARRIAFWVVPSAAAFLFLGDMVAAALLQTGRFDAADSRYLWYLLMGASVGLVASTVGRLYASAFYALKDPKTPLRFAIVRVAVGTLAAWGLGLHLPEWLGLPPHLGAMGLTLSSGLVAWLESSLLRHKLVKQVGPVGVPQGLLPRLWFAAGVGGLVALGVKLALTSTLGPMPGVQAEWGGGVLSPPRLHPILGFLAVAIPMGGIYFAVAAALGVPEAGAVFRKVTSRLRKAR, via the coding sequence GTGACTGCCTCCGCGCCCGAGCCTTCTCCGCCGCCTCCCGCCGCCCCGTCTCCCCGGCCCGAGCGCGCTGGAGGGCGTGGCGCGCTGCTCGTCGCCACGGGCATCCTGGCCTCACGGCTCATGGGGCTGGTGCGCGAGCGGGTCTTCGCGCACTACCTGGGCAACGCGGATGCGGCCGCCATCTTCAAGGCCGCGCTGCGCATCCCGAACTTCCTCCAGAACCTGTTCGGCGAGGGGGTCCTCTCCGGCTCGTTCATCCCCGTCTACGCGCAGCTCCTGGGCCGCAAGGACGCGCAGGAGGCGGACCGGGTGGCGGGCGCGGTGTTCGGCCTGCTGGCGCTGGCGACCGCGGTGCTGGTGGGCGCGGGCATGGTGTTCACGCCATTCTTCGTGGACCTCGTCGCGCCGGGCTTCACCGGGGAGGACCACGCCCTGGCCGTCCGCGTGGTGCGCATCCTCTTTCCAGGCACGGGCTTCCTGGTGCTGAGCGCCTGGTGTCTGGGCATCCTCAACAGCCACCGCCGCTTCCTCTTGTCCTATCTGGCGCCGGTGGTCTGGAACGGGGCCATCATCGCCACGCTGCTGCTCGCCGGGGGGCGCTTCGTCGAGGACCAGCTCGTCGAGGTGCTGGCCTACGGCGTCGTCGCGGGCAGCTTCCTCCAGTTCGCGGTGCAGGTCCCGAGCGTGCTCCGTCTGCTGGGGCGCTTCCGGCCGTCGCTCTCCACCGCGGCGGAGCCCGTGCGCCAGGTGCTGAAGAACTTTGGCCCCGTGGTGCTGGGGCGCGGGGTGGTGCAGTTCAGCTCGTGGGTGGACACGGCCTTCGCCACGCTCATCTCCGTGCGCGCGATGTCCTCGCTCGTCTATGCGCAGACGCTCTACCTCATCCCGGTGAGCCTCTTCGGCATGGCGGTGTCGGCGGCGGAGCTGCCGGAGCTGGCCCGCGCGACGGATGGCTCGAAGGAGGAGGTCGCCGCGAAGCTGCGCCAGCGAATCGACGCGGGCGCCCGGCGCATCGCCTTCTGGGTGGTGCCCTCCGCCGCGGCCTTCCTCTTCCTCGGCGACATGGTGGCGGCGGCGCTGCTTCAGACGGGCCGCTTCGACGCGGCGGACTCGCGCTACCTCTGGTACCTGCTGATGGGCGCGTCCGTGGGGCTGGTGGCCTCCACCGTGGGCCGCCTCTACGCCTCCGCCTTCTATGCGCTGAAGGACCCGAAGACGCCCCTGCGCTTCGCCATCGTCCGCGTCGCCGTGGGGACGCTGGCCGCCTGGGGCCTGGGTCTCCACCTCCCGGAGTGGCTGGGCCTTCCCCCGCACCTGGGCGCCATGGGCCTCACCCTGTCCAGCGGGCTGGTGGCCTGGCTGGAGTCCTCGTTGTTGCGCCACAAGCTGGTGAAGCAGGTGGGGCCGGTGGGAGTGCCCCAGGGCCTGCTGCCTCGGCTGTGGTTCGCGGCTGGGGTGGGGGGGCTTGTGGCCCTGGGCGTGAAGCTGGCGCTCACCAGCACCCTGGGCCCCATGCCAGGAGTGCAAGCAGAATGGGGGGGCGGGGTCCTGTCGCCCCCGCGCCTGCACCCCATCCTGGGGTTCCTCGCCGTGGCGATTCCCATGGGCGGCATCTATTTCGCGGTGGCCGCCGCGCTGGGGGTTCCCGAGGCGGGAGCCGTCTTCCGCAAGGTGACGAGCCGCTTGCGCAAGGCCCGCTAA
- a CDS encoding S1 RNA-binding domain-containing protein — protein MGPKKPKATFGDVMLGIPSGGSGRGEGGGRSGGGGRGGERGGSGQGRDAQPRPEGGAPREDRRPPRGGGERRGGGERRPSGPMVVVKRATGAIETRGPVGEAPAEGTATAEATTAAAEASGSAPAPRLVTPTPAPISALYEEVQESESFAEMFEAQAKEGGTPGRRGVRLGEKVKGTIFQLGADTAFVSLEGSSKSEAMIELRELKDDEGILRFGVGDSLEAHVIELGAKGIVLSRALAKGSASMAMLAEARASGMPVEGMVLSVNKGGVEVAIGDVRAFCPISQLDLRYVEKPDQFIGEKLKFRVTEVRDRNVVLSRRSLLEDEQRQLATETRKNLAEGRVVKGKVTGVRDFGAFVDLGGVEGMIPVSELSYTRVGHPSDVLKVGDDVEVEILRMEAAQPNSPDKAKQKERITLSMRSRQEDPFKKALSEIKEGDRLQGKVVRLQQFGAFVELRPGVDGLVHISALSDRRIAHPRDVVQVGETVWVAVEKIDPNEKRIGLRRITEEEAQRPPEERQAPVAAEKAAAPSAPAAPRPKVGQVVVGKIDRIEPYGVFLAFPGGKGLLPASETGTERGTDMRKHFALGQEVKVAILDIDASGKIRLSVTAAVRAEERAEVEAWQKTQQPQGAGKKGFGTFADLFSKSGK, from the coding sequence ATGGGCCCCAAGAAGCCGAAGGCGACTTTCGGCGACGTGATGCTCGGCATCCCCTCGGGCGGCAGCGGCCGTGGCGAGGGCGGAGGCCGTAGCGGTGGCGGCGGTCGCGGAGGCGAGCGCGGCGGTTCCGGCCAGGGCCGCGACGCGCAGCCGCGTCCCGAGGGCGGGGCTCCGCGCGAGGATCGCCGTCCCCCCCGAGGAGGCGGGGAGCGCCGGGGCGGTGGCGAGCGCCGTCCGTCCGGTCCGATGGTCGTCGTGAAGCGCGCGACGGGTGCCATCGAGACGCGGGGGCCGGTGGGCGAGGCGCCCGCGGAGGGCACCGCGACCGCGGAGGCCACGACGGCCGCGGCGGAGGCCTCTGGCTCCGCGCCCGCGCCGCGTCTCGTGACGCCGACGCCGGCTCCGATCTCCGCGCTGTACGAGGAGGTCCAGGAGTCCGAGTCCTTCGCCGAGATGTTCGAGGCGCAGGCCAAGGAGGGTGGGACGCCGGGCCGCCGGGGCGTGCGCCTGGGCGAGAAGGTCAAGGGCACCATCTTCCAGCTCGGCGCGGACACCGCGTTCGTGTCGCTGGAGGGCTCGTCCAAGAGCGAGGCGATGATTGAGCTTCGCGAGCTGAAGGACGACGAGGGCATCCTGCGCTTCGGCGTGGGCGACAGCCTGGAGGCGCACGTCATCGAGCTGGGCGCCAAGGGAATCGTCCTGAGCCGCGCGCTGGCCAAGGGCAGCGCGTCCATGGCGATGCTGGCCGAGGCTCGCGCGTCGGGCATGCCCGTCGAGGGCATGGTCCTGAGCGTGAACAAGGGCGGTGTCGAGGTCGCCATCGGCGACGTGCGCGCCTTCTGCCCCATCAGCCAGTTGGACCTGCGCTACGTCGAGAAGCCGGACCAGTTCATCGGCGAGAAGCTCAAGTTCCGCGTCACCGAGGTTCGTGACCGCAACGTGGTGCTGTCGCGCCGCTCGCTGCTCGAGGACGAGCAGCGTCAGCTCGCCACCGAGACGCGCAAGAACCTGGCCGAGGGCCGCGTGGTGAAGGGCAAGGTCACCGGCGTGCGCGACTTCGGCGCGTTCGTGGACCTGGGCGGCGTCGAGGGCATGATCCCCGTCTCCGAGCTTTCGTACACGCGCGTGGGTCACCCCAGCGACGTGCTGAAGGTCGGCGATGACGTCGAGGTGGAGATTCTGCGCATGGAGGCCGCGCAGCCGAACTCGCCCGACAAGGCGAAGCAGAAGGAGCGCATCACGCTGTCCATGCGCTCGCGCCAGGAGGACCCGTTCAAGAAGGCGCTCTCCGAGATCAAGGAAGGCGACCGTCTGCAGGGCAAGGTCGTCCGGCTCCAGCAGTTCGGCGCGTTCGTGGAGCTGCGTCCGGGCGTGGATGGCCTGGTGCACATCTCCGCGCTGAGCGACCGCCGCATCGCGCACCCGCGCGACGTCGTCCAGGTGGGCGAGACCGTCTGGGTGGCCGTCGAGAAGATCGACCCGAACGAGAAGCGCATCGGCCTGCGCCGCATCACCGAGGAAGAGGCGCAGCGTCCTCCCGAGGAGCGTCAGGCTCCCGTGGCGGCGGAGAAGGCCGCGGCTCCCTCGGCTCCGGCCGCGCCGCGTCCCAAGGTGGGCCAGGTCGTCGTGGGCAAGATCGACCGCATCGAGCCCTACGGCGTGTTCCTCGCGTTCCCGGGTGGCAAGGGCCTGCTCCCCGCGAGCGAGACGGGCACCGAGCGCGGCACCGACATGCGCAAGCACTTCGCGCTGGGCCAGGAGGTGAAGGTGGCGATTCTCGACATCGACGCCTCCGGCAAGATTCGTCTGTCCGTCACCGCCGCGGTCCGCGCGGAGGAGCGCGCCGAGGTGGAGGCGTGGCAGAAGACGCAGCAGCCGCAGGGCGCGGGCAAGAAGGGCTTCGGCACGTTCGCCGATCTCTTCAGCAAGTCCGGCAAGTGA
- a CDS encoding GFA family protein yields the protein MNQGGCFCGAIRYEVTAPMTTVTYCHCSKCRKWHGHVGAYSAVDREGFRLTESRGLKWHHVSSSAKRGFCVECGSSVFFDDSSDAQKTSICVGTLDAPTGLRGKAHIYVGSKSDYYEITDDLLKYDTFPQR from the coding sequence ATGAACCAGGGCGGCTGCTTCTGCGGTGCGATTCGATACGAAGTGACGGCGCCGATGACGACGGTGACGTACTGCCACTGCTCGAAGTGCCGGAAGTGGCATGGACACGTCGGGGCCTATTCGGCGGTGGACCGCGAAGGCTTCCGGCTGACGGAGTCGCGGGGCCTCAAGTGGCACCACGTCTCCTCCTCGGCGAAGCGTGGCTTCTGCGTCGAGTGCGGGTCCAGCGTGTTCTTCGACGACAGCTCCGATGCGCAGAAGACGTCCATCTGCGTCGGCACGCTCGATGCGCCCACGGGCCTGCGTGGGAAGGCCCACATCTACGTGGGCAGCAAGAGCGACTACTACGAGATCACCGACGACTTGCTGAAGTACGACACCTTCCCCCAGCGGTGA
- a CDS encoding myxosortase-dependent M36 family metallopeptidase: protein MRRLVAKLSGMALVLSGTGSMARTLPNYDAYLEAMPTARTSLSRLKPQDADTQVGVTHRDALTGAPRFVWAQGKGGGDSQAKLRPQYAGMAPATAALTQLNDYSDLYGVPSFEAAGARVSAVRELSQGVKVVTVAQEVAGIEVFRHNLKLLMNKANEVVTISGSLSPHVASATASEKLRFTLPATSAIALAYEDLTGKSLDGSLLTGVKRAKKDGRYSHFDLAMYARPLEEGLVAPARSKQIYYVLRDALIPAYYLELETGREDSVESDTYSYVISAQDGRVLSRKNLREDAAFSYRVFADATSPFTPHDGPAGTNATPHPDGTPTVFFPAFVAPSLVTLQNAPFSQNDPWLSAGATVTSGNNVDAYADLATPNGYGAGDLRPTVTAPGVFDRTMQFDIAPNANAEQIAAATTSLFFVNNWLHDWFYDSGFDELAGNAQVDNYGRGGEGGDPVIAQAQDYGGVNNANMSTPADGASPQMQMYLFNGVRHAVLTVNAPATVAGDIAPGVAYQLGPQTFDTTGDVVIAQDPANPAGPLSTDACSPLTNAAEVNGKIAFVDVGTCTQLVKITNAQAAGAAGVLFASDVSDYRANISGTSAAITIPSMRVTRAEGNRIRNAEGLNVRMFREPTLQQDGTIDNIIVAHEWGHYMSNRLIQDAAGLVNNQGRAMGEGWADFTALLMVTRPEDIQVPSNANWNGAYGAAEYATRGNSPASAFFGIRRVTYSSDMAKNALTFRHIADSSALPTTAPTIPGSPNSQVHNSGEVWATMLWEVYTSLLRAHPFEEAQARMKRYLTLGYMQTPYAPTYLEARDAILAGAYVNDPEDAQRIWAAFAKRGAGVDAVAPPSSSRNHEGVVESFRLGASLRMVSAILADDLPTGSCDRDGVLDNGETGRIIITMTNIGSASARDASATVTSRTRGVSIGNGGAVRFPEIPPFGEVTVAIPVSLSGAAPSTTAEFILAFRDEHQATPGDVIETLYAMTNQDEAPGTTKVETVQSNIATIPWEFESSEDPRLNEWYFGYAYVDDDKLNRGFHGRDVAVPSDFWLKTPPLQVSATEPFVLSFEHAYQFETNQSNLRHYDGAVIEITQDEGATWTDIGTPLYGGVLYSVPEGTNPLKGRNALVNVSPNFPTLMPATLDLGTTYAGQTVQIRFRIGTDDGTSAEGWTLDNLSFRGIDNTPFTGFVADNNVCVNRPPVANAGPDLTVDERTPVTVAGSGTDADGNTLTYTWTQTTGPAVALAGTDTPTVTFTAPDVPADRDIVLRLRVSDGTLATTDTVTVRVRNVNRAPTVNAGVDASVNERSAVTLSGSASDVDGDGLTYLWTQVSGTPVALAGYTAASATFTAPEVTFDTTLTFRLAVSDGKVSVSDTVDVIVLHVNRPPVVTASSVSVDERSTASLLATASDADGDALTYSWSQVSGSPVTLVNADTATASFATGEVATNTVLGFRVTVSDGTAEASHDVTVDVRHVNRAPTVNAGLDGSVNERAQATLSGSASDADGDSLTYTWVQIAGTPVAISNATSAVATFVAPETVTGETLTFRLSVSDGSALASDTVDVQVSPVNRAPVVTASSASANERSTASITATGADPDGDSLTYSWERISGPQVTLENANTATVSFATGEVTADTVITLRVTVTDGTATASHDVAVTVLNVNRAPTVGAGADGSVGARGQYTLAGTANDADGDSLTYAWVQTSGTPVALAGATSLNASFTAPDGSGTLTFRLLVSDGVHSVSDSVDVVVAGDNRVPVVTASAVTADERTTVSLVAQATDPDGDALTYTWIQVHGDPVTLENANTATASFRAGEVSANAELTFRVTVSDGTNNVSKEVTVTLRNVNRAPVANAGVAATVQSGATVTLNGSASSDPDGTAVTYQWTQVSGPTVALSSATVAQPTFTAPSVSAERDLVFSLVVSDGAVSSAASLVVLTVTSAPVPNREPVAQARIIVNGDQTSMTLDGSASSDADGDALTYKWEQTGGPRVTLNEANKAVISVDVPDLDGGSATFTFKLTVTDSKNASHSATAQATASPAEEGGCSSTGSGAPMGMMALALLSLLHRRRRSN, encoded by the coding sequence GTGAGAAGGTTGGTTGCCAAGCTGTCAGGCATGGCGCTGGTGCTTTCGGGTACCGGCTCCATGGCTCGGACACTTCCGAACTACGACGCATATCTGGAGGCGATGCCCACGGCCCGTACGTCCCTGAGCCGCCTCAAGCCCCAGGACGCGGACACGCAAGTGGGCGTCACGCATCGGGACGCGCTGACGGGCGCGCCTCGCTTCGTGTGGGCGCAAGGCAAGGGCGGCGGCGACTCCCAGGCGAAGCTGCGCCCGCAGTACGCAGGCATGGCGCCCGCGACGGCCGCGCTGACGCAGCTCAATGACTACTCGGACCTGTATGGGGTCCCGTCGTTCGAGGCGGCGGGGGCTCGAGTCTCCGCGGTGCGCGAGCTGTCCCAGGGCGTCAAGGTCGTCACGGTGGCGCAGGAGGTCGCGGGCATCGAGGTGTTCCGCCACAACCTCAAGCTGCTGATGAACAAGGCCAACGAGGTGGTGACCATCTCGGGCTCCTTGTCGCCGCATGTGGCGTCGGCGACGGCCAGCGAGAAGCTCCGGTTCACGCTGCCGGCCACTTCCGCCATTGCCCTGGCCTACGAGGACCTCACCGGGAAGTCGCTCGATGGCAGCCTGCTGACGGGCGTGAAGCGCGCGAAGAAGGACGGGCGCTACTCGCACTTCGACCTGGCGATGTATGCGCGGCCGTTGGAGGAGGGGCTGGTCGCTCCCGCGCGCTCCAAGCAGATCTACTACGTGCTTCGGGACGCGTTGATCCCCGCGTACTACCTGGAGCTGGAGACGGGCCGGGAGGACAGCGTCGAGTCGGATACCTACTCGTACGTCATCTCCGCGCAGGATGGCCGGGTGCTGTCGCGCAAGAACCTGCGCGAGGACGCGGCCTTCAGCTATCGCGTCTTCGCCGACGCCACGTCCCCCTTCACGCCGCATGACGGCCCCGCGGGCACCAACGCCACGCCGCATCCCGACGGCACGCCCACGGTCTTCTTCCCCGCGTTCGTCGCGCCGTCCCTGGTCACCTTGCAGAACGCGCCGTTCAGCCAGAACGACCCCTGGTTGTCCGCGGGCGCCACGGTGACCTCCGGCAACAACGTGGACGCGTACGCGGACCTCGCGACTCCGAACGGCTACGGCGCCGGAGACCTCCGGCCCACCGTCACCGCGCCGGGAGTGTTCGACCGGACGATGCAGTTCGACATCGCGCCGAACGCCAACGCCGAGCAGATCGCCGCGGCGACCACCAGCTTGTTCTTCGTGAACAACTGGCTGCATGACTGGTTCTACGACTCTGGCTTCGACGAGCTCGCGGGCAATGCGCAGGTCGACAACTACGGGCGGGGAGGGGAGGGGGGAGACCCGGTCATCGCGCAGGCCCAGGACTACGGCGGTGTGAACAACGCCAACATGTCCACTCCGGCGGATGGTGCCTCGCCGCAGATGCAGATGTACCTCTTCAACGGGGTGCGCCATGCCGTGTTGACGGTGAATGCGCCTGCCACTGTCGCGGGAGACATCGCGCCGGGCGTCGCGTATCAGCTCGGTCCCCAGACGTTCGACACCACGGGAGACGTGGTCATCGCGCAGGACCCCGCGAATCCGGCGGGACCGCTCTCCACGGATGCGTGCTCTCCGCTGACCAACGCCGCGGAGGTGAACGGGAAGATTGCCTTCGTCGACGTGGGCACCTGCACCCAGCTCGTGAAGATCACCAACGCACAGGCCGCTGGCGCCGCGGGTGTCCTCTTCGCCAGTGACGTGTCCGACTATCGGGCGAACATCTCCGGGACGTCAGCCGCCATCACCATCCCTTCGATGCGTGTCACGCGGGCCGAAGGCAATCGGATTCGCAACGCCGAGGGCCTGAACGTGCGGATGTTCCGGGAGCCGACCCTCCAGCAGGACGGCACCATCGACAACATCATCGTCGCGCACGAGTGGGGCCACTACATGAGCAACCGCCTCATCCAGGATGCGGCGGGCCTCGTCAACAACCAGGGACGCGCCATGGGCGAGGGCTGGGCGGACTTCACCGCCTTGCTGATGGTGACTCGCCCGGAGGACATCCAGGTCCCCTCGAACGCGAACTGGAATGGCGCGTACGGCGCGGCGGAGTACGCCACGCGCGGCAACTCGCCCGCGAGCGCCTTCTTCGGCATCCGCCGGGTGACGTACTCGTCGGACATGGCGAAGAACGCGCTGACGTTCCGCCACATCGCGGACTCGTCCGCCTTGCCGACGACCGCGCCCACGATTCCCGGCAGCCCCAACTCGCAGGTCCACAACTCGGGCGAGGTGTGGGCGACGATGCTCTGGGAGGTCTATACGTCGCTGCTGCGCGCGCATCCGTTCGAGGAGGCGCAGGCGCGCATGAAGCGCTACCTGACGCTGGGCTACATGCAGACGCCCTACGCGCCGACCTACCTGGAAGCGCGTGACGCCATCCTCGCGGGTGCGTACGTCAACGACCCCGAGGATGCCCAACGCATCTGGGCGGCCTTCGCCAAGCGCGGCGCCGGTGTCGACGCCGTGGCGCCTCCCTCCAGCTCCCGGAACCACGAAGGCGTGGTGGAGAGCTTCCGCCTGGGTGCCTCGCTGCGGATGGTGTCCGCGATTCTCGCCGATGACCTGCCGACCGGCTCGTGTGACCGGGATGGTGTCCTCGACAATGGGGAGACGGGCCGCATCATCATCACGATGACCAACATCGGCTCGGCGTCCGCGCGTGATGCTTCCGCGACGGTGACGTCCCGGACGCGCGGTGTCTCCATCGGCAACGGGGGCGCGGTGCGCTTCCCGGAGATTCCTCCCTTCGGAGAGGTGACGGTCGCCATTCCGGTGAGCCTGTCGGGGGCCGCGCCGTCCACGACGGCGGAGTTCATCCTGGCCTTCCGCGACGAGCACCAGGCCACGCCGGGCGACGTGATTGAGACCCTGTATGCGATGACGAACCAGGACGAGGCGCCCGGCACCACGAAGGTCGAGACCGTCCAGTCCAACATCGCGACGATTCCGTGGGAGTTCGAGTCGAGCGAGGACCCGCGGCTCAACGAGTGGTACTTCGGCTACGCCTACGTCGATGACGACAAGCTCAACCGGGGGTTCCATGGCCGCGACGTGGCGGTCCCCTCGGACTTCTGGCTGAAGACGCCGCCGCTGCAGGTGAGCGCGACCGAGCCGTTCGTCCTCTCCTTCGAGCACGCCTACCAGTTCGAGACGAACCAGAGCAACCTCCGCCACTACGACGGCGCCGTCATCGAAATCACCCAGGACGAGGGCGCGACGTGGACCGACATCGGCACGCCGCTCTACGGTGGCGTGTTGTACAGCGTCCCCGAGGGCACGAATCCGCTGAAGGGGCGCAACGCCCTGGTGAACGTGTCTCCCAACTTCCCCACCCTCATGCCGGCGACGCTGGACCTGGGGACCACCTACGCGGGCCAGACGGTGCAGATCCGCTTCCGCATCGGCACCGACGATGGCACGAGCGCGGAGGGCTGGACGCTCGACAACCTGTCCTTCCGAGGCATCGACAACACGCCGTTCACGGGCTTCGTGGCGGACAACAACGTGTGTGTGAACCGTCCGCCGGTCGCCAACGCCGGGCCGGACCTGACGGTGGATGAGCGCACGCCCGTCACCGTCGCCGGCAGCGGTACGGATGCCGATGGCAACACGCTCACCTATACGTGGACGCAGACGACCGGCCCCGCCGTCGCGCTGGCCGGAACCGATACTCCGACCGTCACGTTCACGGCCCCGGATGTTCCCGCGGATCGGGACATCGTCCTGCGGCTGCGTGTCTCGGATGGAACCCTAGCGACCACCGACACCGTGACGGTGCGCGTGCGCAACGTCAACCGGGCGCCCACCGTGAACGCCGGGGTCGACGCCTCCGTCAACGAGCGAAGCGCCGTCACCTTGTCCGGCTCCGCGAGCGACGTGGACGGCGATGGCCTCACGTACCTGTGGACGCAGGTCTCGGGCACTCCCGTCGCGCTGGCCGGGTACACGGCGGCCTCCGCCACCTTCACGGCCCCCGAGGTGACCTTCGACACGACCCTCACGTTCCGCCTCGCCGTGTCCGACGGCAAGGTCAGCGTGAGTGACACCGTCGACGTGATCGTCCTGCACGTCAATCGTCCTCCGGTGGTGACGGCATCGTCGGTGTCCGTGGATGAGCGGAGCACGGCCAGCCTCCTGGCCACGGCCTCCGACGCGGACGGCGACGCGCTGACGTATTCCTGGAGCCAGGTCTCGGGTTCTCCCGTGACACTGGTGAACGCCGACACCGCGACGGCCTCCTTCGCGACGGGGGAGGTGGCCACCAACACCGTCCTCGGCTTCCGGGTGACGGTGTCCGATGGCACGGCGGAGGCGTCGCATGACGTGACGGTGGACGTGCGCCACGTCAACCGCGCGCCGACCGTCAACGCGGGTTTGGATGGCTCGGTGAACGAGCGGGCCCAGGCCACGCTGAGCGGCTCGGCGAGCGACGCGGATGGCGACAGCCTGACGTACACCTGGGTGCAGATTGCGGGCACGCCGGTGGCGATCTCCAACGCCACGTCGGCGGTGGCCACGTTTGTCGCGCCCGAGACGGTGACGGGGGAGACGCTGACCTTCCGCCTCTCCGTGAGCGACGGCAGTGCCCTCGCGAGCGACACGGTGGATGTGCAGGTGTCCCCGGTGAATCGCGCGCCGGTGGTGACGGCTTCGTCCGCGTCGGCCAACGAGCGGAGCACCGCCTCCATCACCGCCACGGGGGCCGACCCCGATGGCGACTCGCTGACCTACTCCTGGGAGCGTATCTCCGGTCCGCAGGTGACGCTGGAGAACGCCAACACCGCGACGGTCTCGTTCGCGACGGGCGAGGTGACGGCCGACACGGTCATCACCCTGCGCGTCACGGTGACCGATGGCACGGCGACGGCGTCGCATGACGTGGCCGTGACGGTGCTCAACGTCAACCGTGCTCCGACGGTGGGCGCGGGTGCGGATGGATCCGTGGGCGCGCGCGGGCAGTACACGCTCGCAGGCACGGCGAACGATGCGGATGGCGACAGCCTCACCTACGCTTGGGTGCAGACGTCCGGTACCCCCGTGGCCCTGGCGGGCGCGACCAGCCTGAACGCCTCGTTCACCGCGCCGGATGGCTCGGGGACGCTCACGTTCCGGCTCCTGGTGAGCGACGGAGTGCACTCGGTCAGCGACTCCGTGGACGTGGTCGTCGCCGGTGACAACCGTGTGCCCGTGGTGACCGCCTCCGCGGTGACGGCCGACGAGCGGACCACCGTGTCCCTCGTGGCCCAGGCCACCGACCCGGACGGCGATGCGCTGACGTACACGTGGATCCAAGTGCACGGTGACCCGGTCACCCTGGAGAACGCCAACACCGCGACCGCGTCGTTCAGAGCGGGTGAGGTGAGCGCCAATGCGGAGCTCACGTTCCGCGTGACGGTGTCCGACGGCACGAACAACGTGAGCAAGGAGGTGACGGTCACGTTGCGCAACGTGAACCGCGCGCCCGTCGCGAACGCGGGAGTCGCGGCCACGGTCCAGTCGGGGGCCACCGTGACGCTCAATGGCAGCGCGAGCAGCGACCCCGATGGCACCGCCGTGACGTATCAGTGGACGCAGGTCAGCGGCCCGACGGTGGCGCTGTCCAGTGCCACCGTGGCGCAGCCGACGTTCACCGCGCCGTCGGTGAGCGCGGAGCGCGACCTGGTGTTCAGCCTGGTGGTGAGCGATGGCGCGGTCAGCAGCGCGGCCTCGCTGGTGGTCCTCACCGTCACCTCCGCGCCCGTGCCGAACCGGGAGCCGGTGGCCCAGGCCCGCATCATCGTCAACGGGGACCAGACGTCGATGACACTCGACGGCTCTGCCTCCAGCGATGCCGATGGGGATGCGCTCACGTACAAGTGGGAGCAGACGGGAGGCCCGCGCGTGACGCTCAACGAGGCGAACAAGGCGGTGATCAGCGTCGATGTTCCCGACCTCGATGGCGGCAGCGCCACGTTCACCTTCAAGCTGACGGTGACGGACAGCAAGAACGCCAGCCACAGCGCCACCGCGCAGGCCACGGCGTCCCCGGCGGAGGAGGGCGGCTGCTCGTCCACCGGTTCGGGTGCTCCGATGGGCATGATGGCGTTGGCGCTGCTCAGCCTGCTGCACCGTCGTCGCCGCTCGAACTGA